CGCGGCTGCATAGGCTTCACTACCCACTGCCAGAGAAGTATCATCCACCAACTCTTGTAATTGCGTCAACGACAACAACAGCGGATACAACGCTTCAAACAACTGTACATCCTTCCGCATCTCCTCCAAGTCAAACGATCGCGGTAAAAACTCCGGGTTCTGTGTCGCCACCTCTAATGCTTTACCAACAAACGCCCGACTCTTATCTCCCATCTTCGGTAAAGCTTTACGCTCCTCTGCACTCAAATCAATTAAAAATGGTAGCTTTTCTTTAATGGTAGCGATCGCTTGCAACACAGCATCTCTTTCTTTCTGCGCCAGCGTTGCACTAATTGAAGTTCTGGACATCACAATAACTCTCCAGTATGTTTCTTAAATTTAGAGTTCCCAGATATACAAGTAAAAATTAATGCACATTCAGAATGGTGTTGAGCAGGGGAGCGGGGGAGCGGGGGAGCGGGGGAGCAGGGGAGCGGGGGAGCAGGGGAGCGGGGGAGCAGGGGAGCAGGGGGGCGGGGAGCAGGGGAGCAGGGGAGTAGGGGAGCAGGGGGGCAGGGTAAAATCAAATCTGATGTTTTCAGCTTTGCTTGATGTTGATTGTACTTAGATTTTTCCTACAATCAAAATTATTGATACTTTATAAACAACCTCTTAGAGACTTGCAACTAAAAAATGTCTCATTGCTATAGTTCGTTGCTAACAGTCATCAGTCATCAGCCATCAGTCATCAGTCAACAACAAAAGTGTTAGTTTCCAACACGATTTTTTCCCGTTTAGCTAGATTTAGTTTATAAATAGCCTCTCAAAAAATTGCCAGCTAAGGCAAAAGACTCAAAATGCAGTTTGCTCCTCTGTTCCCCTATTTCTACCGCATTCTCCAGCCGACTTTTCCCAACTGTCTTTGGGGTGGCGATCGCAATTATAAAGCGATCGCTCTCACATTTGATGATGGCCCTCATCCTCAATACACACCCCAACTGTTAAAAGTCTTAGACCATTACGACATTAAAGCAAGTTTTTTTTGGTTGGGTGCTTGCGTCAATCGTTCACCAGAGATTGCTCAGGCAATATGCGATCGTGGACACTGGATAGGATTGCATGGCTACGATCATCGCTCTTTTCCCATGCTTTCGCCAAACGACCTCAAGGACAGTTTAGAAAAAACCCAAACTGCAATCTACAACGCCTGTAATCTGCTACCTGAACAAGTGCGTGATGTTCGGCCACCCAACGGTTTATTCACACCCAAAACATTAAAGTTATTTCTTGAGTGGAATTACCGCCCAGTTATGTGGAGTGTAGTACCTGAAGATTGGGTGCTACCAGGAGTTGACACTGTAGTGCAGCGAGTTCTCAACCAAGTACAAAATGGCTCAATGATTGTCTTGCATGATGGTGCTTGCGGTGGACAAGATATTGCTGCAACTACAAAAATTCTGATACCTCAATTACTACAACAAGGCTATGAATTTGTGACTGTTGATACTCTATGGCAGTACACAAAAACTAGCTAAACCATATTTTACAAGAGGATTGAGAATTTATAAATCTCACGCAGAGGAGGACACTTGTGTGGGCGGCTTTGCCGACTTGAGCAAAGTGTCCGTCGCGCTAAGATGCAGAGAGTAGAAGAGTTTATTGCAATGCTAAATTATTCGTGAAAATCTACTTTATTCTCTTTGTGCCTTAGCGGTTTGTTCAAACAAATTATTTTTTACCAATATTTAGACATTATCTCTTAAGTAAATTTTATGCTTACTACTGTAAATGTATCGATTTAACGGTGTTTTAATTACTCAAAAGCCCAGTAAAACCATCGCCTTATCGGGCTTTTGATAATAAATAAATTGCCAAAATATAGAAATTTATTTAAGCTGAATTATCCATTTATTTAAGTTTAAAAAACAATTAATTGTTATACTAAAAAACACCATAATAGCTAACAAATATAGTTGCGATTGTGATTGCAGTGGCTAGTTAGCAAGGCTGTAAGCATTAATTTGTCCATGCTATTTATGGGGATTTAAAGGAAGACTGGAACTATTTCAAAACAGAGGAAATCATTGAGGCGGTAATAGAATTATGAAGTACCATAGTAGGTTATTGAGTACGCTATTTGTT
Above is a window of Nostoc sp. UHCC 0702 DNA encoding:
- a CDS encoding polysaccharide deacetylase family protein, producing MQFAPLFPYFYRILQPTFPNCLWGGDRNYKAIALTFDDGPHPQYTPQLLKVLDHYDIKASFFWLGACVNRSPEIAQAICDRGHWIGLHGYDHRSFPMLSPNDLKDSLEKTQTAIYNACNLLPEQVRDVRPPNGLFTPKTLKLFLEWNYRPVMWSVVPEDWVLPGVDTVVQRVLNQVQNGSMIVLHDGACGGQDIAATTKILIPQLLQQGYEFVTVDTLWQYTKTS